One window of Sulfurospirillum sp. 1612 genomic DNA carries:
- a CDS encoding DNA-3-methyladenine glycosylase I encodes MHQQRCSWVKLNEPLYVEYHDKEWGKPLHDDRALFELFCLETQSAGLSWLMILKRREGYREAFEGFELENVAQYGEKDVVRILESGQVIKHRAKIESIIDNAKGFLKIKKEYGSLDRYFWNYVGGRAIINHHHDAKEALTQSKISDAMTKDLKKRGFKFVGSVTLYAFMQACGMVNDHEIGCWCHLA; translated from the coding sequence ATGCACCAACAACGCTGTAGCTGGGTCAAGCTTAATGAGCCTCTTTATGTGGAGTATCATGATAAAGAGTGGGGCAAACCGCTTCATGATGATCGTGCGCTTTTTGAACTCTTTTGTCTGGAAACCCAAAGTGCGGGTCTTAGCTGGCTCATGATACTCAAACGACGCGAAGGATACCGTGAGGCATTTGAAGGGTTTGAATTGGAAAACGTAGCACAATATGGAGAAAAAGATGTCGTTCGGATTCTTGAGAGCGGTCAGGTTATCAAACACAGAGCGAAGATTGAATCCATCATTGACAATGCCAAAGGTTTTTTGAAAATCAAAAAGGAATACGGCTCACTGGATCGTTATTTTTGGAATTATGTAGGAGGTCGCGCCATCATCAATCATCATCATGATGCCAAAGAGGCCTTAACCCAATCCAAAATTTCAGATGCTATGACCAAAGATCTCAAAAAACGCGGTTTTAAATTTGTCGGCTCGGTGACCCTTTATGCCTTTATGCAAGCATGTGGCATGGTGAATGATCATGAGATAGGATGCTGGTGCCACTTGGCATAA
- the thiD gene encoding bifunctional hydroxymethylpyrimidine kinase/phosphomethylpyrimidine kinase, which produces MKHCLTIAGSDSSGGAGIQADLKTFSAHGTFGMSVITAVTAQNTQGVFDVQDISPSTIAKQIEAIFDDIRVDGLKIGMVSRPETIEVIATTLQKYSLPPLVVDPVMISKSGFDLLQSDAKKALIELLVPMATIITPNILEAEVMLNHKIKTLEDMMDAAKELHAFGSSYVLIKGGHHIEDATDVLFDGSHVFCLTKERIDTINTHGTGCTLSSAIAANLAQGMNVRDAVDAAKKYITEAIKQGFAIGQGVGPVHHFYNFYHNQE; this is translated from the coding sequence ATGAAACATTGTCTAACCATCGCAGGTTCCGATAGTAGCGGAGGCGCGGGAATTCAAGCGGATTTAAAAACATTTAGTGCGCACGGTACCTTTGGGATGAGTGTGATTACTGCGGTGACCGCTCAAAATACCCAAGGGGTCTTTGATGTGCAAGATATCTCCCCCTCTACTATTGCCAAACAGATTGAAGCCATTTTTGATGATATTCGCGTCGATGGTCTCAAAATCGGTATGGTCTCCCGTCCCGAGACGATTGAGGTAATCGCCACAACACTTCAAAAATACTCCCTTCCGCCACTTGTTGTGGATCCGGTCATGATTTCAAAAAGCGGATTTGACCTGCTTCAAAGTGATGCCAAAAAAGCATTGATTGAGCTGTTGGTTCCCATGGCAACCATCATCACGCCCAATATCCTCGAAGCTGAAGTGATGCTCAATCATAAAATAAAAACATTAGAAGATATGATGGATGCGGCCAAAGAGCTCCATGCTTTTGGCTCTTCTTATGTACTGATCAAAGGAGGGCATCACATCGAAGATGCTACCGATGTGTTGTTTGATGGCTCCCACGTGTTTTGTTTAACAAAAGAGCGCATTGATACGATCAATACCCATGGTACCGGATGCACGCTCTCATCTGCCATTGCAGCCAATTTGGCACAAGGGATGAATGTGCGTGATGCGGTGGATGCCGCCAAAAAATACATCACAGAAGCGATTAAACAAGGCTTTGCGATTGGTCAGGGTGTGGGACCGGTGCATCATTTTTATAATTTTTATCACAATCAGGAGTAG
- the cytX gene encoding putative hydroxymethylpyrimidine transporter CytX, translated as MNQDTMRLSGFQLFALWFGAAISLAEIFTGGFLAPLGFIDGLKAILLGHLIGGIVLILGGVIGANSKLPAMMSTRISFGKYGSYLFSLFNVLQLIGWTAVMIISGGRAANELGKSLFGFDNILSWSLLIGILILLWILLGKEGFKKLNVIAVVLLFALTLLLCFVVFRESSVFQSANSGKMSFGSALELSVIMPLSWLPLIADYTRFSQKKSTGLLGSFFGYFLGSSLMYTIGLAVAIYSKDGDVTVMMSAMHLGFFALCIVLLSTVTTTFLDAYSAGVTFLNVFPKFSERTVAFVMGLIGLVIAIVAPIEEYENFLYAIGSVFAPLFAILLSDYFFFKKERIDENLNLHIGALIIWAIGVYLYYQFITLDLLIGATLPTMLATALLFVITKKGIKTWILEQK; from the coding sequence ATGAATCAAGATACGATGAGGCTAAGTGGCTTCCAACTTTTTGCGCTATGGTTTGGCGCAGCGATTTCATTGGCAGAGATATTTACCGGTGGATTTTTGGCGCCTTTGGGCTTTATCGATGGATTAAAAGCGATTTTATTGGGACATCTCATCGGTGGGATTGTGCTGATTTTAGGAGGGGTGATTGGGGCTAACAGTAAGTTGCCTGCGATGATGAGTACGCGTATTTCATTTGGAAAATATGGCTCATATCTTTTTTCACTTTTTAATGTTTTGCAACTCATCGGCTGGACGGCGGTGATGATTATCTCAGGAGGACGCGCGGCCAATGAGCTAGGAAAAAGCCTTTTTGGCTTTGATAATATCCTAAGCTGGTCTTTATTGATTGGCATTTTGATTCTTTTATGGATTCTGTTAGGGAAAGAGGGCTTTAAAAAACTCAACGTCATTGCTGTTGTGTTACTTTTTGCTTTGACCTTGCTACTTTGTTTTGTTGTTTTTAGAGAAAGTAGCGTCTTTCAAAGTGCTAATAGTGGCAAGATGAGTTTTGGCTCAGCGTTAGAACTCAGTGTCATCATGCCGCTCTCTTGGCTCCCGTTAATCGCCGATTACACCCGATTTTCACAGAAAAAAAGCACGGGACTTTTGGGGAGTTTCTTTGGGTATTTTCTGGGCAGTTCTTTGATGTATACCATCGGTTTAGCCGTGGCGATTTACTCCAAAGATGGTGATGTGACGGTGATGATGAGTGCGATGCATCTGGGATTTTTTGCCTTGTGTATTGTCCTCTTATCGACGGTCACGACCACATTTTTGGATGCCTATTCTGCGGGGGTAACCTTTTTAAATGTGTTTCCAAAGTTCAGTGAGCGAACCGTTGCTTTTGTGATGGGGTTGATTGGTTTGGTGATTGCCATCGTCGCACCGATTGAAGAGTATGAAAACTTTCTTTATGCGATTGGTTCAGTGTTTGCGCCACTTTTTGCAATCTTATTGAGCGATTATTTCTTTTTCAAAAAAGAGCGTATTGACGAAAACCTTAACCTACATATTGGGGCATTGATAATTTGGGCTATTGGGGTTTATTTATATTATCAGTTTATAACATTAGACCTCTTAATTGGAGCGACATTACCGACGATGTTAGCCACGGCGTTATTGTTTGTGATAACTAAAAAAGGAATAAAAACATGGATATTAGAACAGAAATAA
- the thiM gene encoding hydroxyethylthiazole kinase, with the protein MDIRTEINQALEKIKREKPLIYHITNYVTVNDCANVVLAIGASPVMADEVQEVAEMVSFCGALVLNIGTSNTRVLESMIVAGRAANAKNIPVILDPVGIGATAFRFKSVEKLMQNVKFSVIRGNMAEIKTIAGLEAKSAGVDSLEDEKESPKIAQALAKHLGCVVAITGQIDSISDGERTYLLSNGHSNLSKVTGTGCMSSSLIGSFLGAKNTPLISAIGGIWSMSMAGEMAVTQLDDIHKMGSFRILLMDEIGQLRGETFDKRGKIEQYK; encoded by the coding sequence ATGGATATTAGAACAGAAATAAATCAAGCATTAGAGAAAATCAAAAGAGAAAAACCGCTCATCTATCATATCACCAATTATGTGACGGTGAATGATTGTGCTAATGTCGTTTTGGCTATTGGTGCGAGTCCCGTGATGGCCGATGAGGTGCAAGAAGTGGCCGAGATGGTGAGCTTTTGTGGGGCATTAGTGTTAAATATCGGTACTAGCAATACCCGTGTATTGGAGTCTATGATTGTAGCCGGACGGGCTGCTAATGCCAAAAATATCCCCGTGATCTTAGACCCGGTGGGTATTGGTGCTACTGCGTTTCGGTTTAAATCCGTAGAAAAATTGATGCAAAATGTCAAATTTAGTGTGATTCGAGGCAATATGGCTGAGATCAAAACCATCGCAGGGCTAGAAGCCAAAAGCGCAGGGGTGGACTCTTTGGAAGATGAGAAAGAGAGCCCTAAGATTGCGCAAGCCTTGGCGAAGCATCTTGGCTGTGTGGTTGCCATCACGGGTCAAATAGATAGTATTTCAGATGGAGAGCGTACCTATCTTTTGAGTAATGGACATAGTAATCTTTCCAAAGTCACGGGGACGGGGTGTATGAGTAGCTCTTTGATAGGAAGCTTTTTAGGTGCAAAAAACACTCCTTTAATCAGTGCCATCGGGGGTATTTGGAGTATGAGTATGGCGGGAGAGATGGCAGTAACACAGTTAGATGATATTCATAAAATGGGAAGTTTTCGAATCCTTTTGATGGATGAAATCGGTCAGTTAAGGGGGGAAACTTTTGATAAAAGAGGTAAAATAGAACAATATAAGTAA
- a CDS encoding NAD(P)-dependent oxidoreductase, whose product MNKYAIKLAQTCLGCKKPSCQTGCPVNTPIAEMIRLFLAGDIKKAGQMLFDNNPLSVICSLVCPHEKHCEGHCVLNKKQTAVSVGSIENYISDLYINDVQNTKPQTNGHKIAIIGSGPAGIALAFIMATKGYEITMYDSNDKIGGVLRYGIPDFRLNKETLDILITKLQQLGVIIRPNITIGKNITVSDFFRDGFKAVFIGTGVWSPKKLDIKGESLGHVHFAIDYLKSPSVYRLGKKVVVLGAGNVAMDVARTAVRNGAREVYIMYRKGMDDIPASNHEVECAKIDGVKFELYKEPKEINEEGVIYASTNNEESGMLEADSVLVAISQNPKDNISKSTKEIEVDGRGLVIADENGNTTMKGVFASGDVVTGARTVVEAVAFSKRVAGAIEAYIDAQE is encoded by the coding sequence ATGAACAAATACGCAATAAAGTTAGCCCAAACGTGTTTGGGATGTAAAAAGCCATCGTGTCAAACCGGTTGTCCTGTCAATACTCCTATTGCGGAGATGATTCGACTTTTCTTAGCAGGCGATATCAAAAAAGCAGGACAAATGCTGTTTGATAACAATCCTCTTTCTGTTATTTGTTCGTTAGTTTGTCCTCATGAAAAACACTGTGAAGGGCATTGTGTGCTCAACAAAAAGCAAACAGCGGTGAGCGTGGGAAGTATTGAAAACTATATTTCTGATTTGTATATTAATGATGTGCAAAATACCAAACCTCAGACTAACGGGCACAAAATCGCCATCATCGGGAGCGGACCGGCTGGGATTGCATTGGCTTTTATTATGGCGACCAAAGGGTATGAGATCACGATGTATGATTCTAATGATAAAATTGGAGGCGTATTGCGCTATGGTATTCCAGATTTTAGACTCAACAAAGAGACGCTTGATATTTTAATTACCAAACTACAGCAACTCGGTGTCATCATCCGCCCAAATATCACCATCGGGAAAAATATCACGGTGAGTGACTTTTTTAGAGATGGCTTCAAAGCCGTGTTTATCGGCACAGGGGTTTGGTCTCCTAAGAAGCTTGATATCAAAGGCGAGAGTTTGGGGCATGTGCACTTTGCAATCGATTATTTGAAAAGTCCAAGTGTCTATCGTCTTGGGAAAAAAGTTGTCGTTTTGGGTGCGGGTAATGTCGCCATGGACGTAGCAAGAACGGCGGTGAGAAATGGGGCACGAGAAGTTTATATTATGTATCGTAAGGGTATGGATGATATCCCTGCCTCCAATCATGAAGTCGAATGTGCAAAGATTGATGGGGTAAAATTTGAACTTTATAAAGAGCCTAAAGAGATTAATGAAGAGGGCGTGATTTACGCAAGTACCAATAACGAAGAGTCAGGAATGTTAGAAGCCGATTCTGTTTTGGTGGCTATCAGTCAAAATCCAAAAGATAATATTAGTAAAAGTACCAAAGAAATTGAAGTTGATGGTAGGGGCTTAGTTATTGCCGATGAGAATGGCAATACAACCATGAAGGGGGTCTTTGCCTCTGGAGATGTTGTGACGGGCGCCCGTACCGTTGTCGAGGCTGTGGCCTTTTCCAAGCGCGTAGCCGGTGCGATTGAAGCGTATATCGACGCACAAGAGTAA